The following coding sequences are from one Lolium rigidum isolate FL_2022 chromosome 6, APGP_CSIRO_Lrig_0.1, whole genome shotgun sequence window:
- the LOC124662345 gene encoding WAT1-related protein At1g68170-like: MEGMKPVAGMVVVQFAFAGVNIFYKLAVCDGMDMRILVAYRYLFASAVLAPLAYFVERKKRTKLTWRVILLSFVCGLCGGSLAQNLYISGMKLTSATFASAMTNLIPAITFVLAVLFRYEGLAIRTVPGQAKLAGTLLGVGGAMLLTFYKGAQVTLWPPTHVNLAAQLAARHHSSSSQPRLAASEEPNRAMGSLLCTGGCFFYALWLILQARLCREYPFHYSTTALMCLMSALQSALFALCFDRDPAQWRLAFDVRLLAAVYTGVLASGVMLVVLAWCVKRRGPLFASVFNPMMLVVVAVLSSLLLGEELHLGSVLGAVLIVVGLYAVLWGKGREATSTDHGKVTAAGEVPHIDVIVHRHLPPPPPPSPQQQHQQSPPVAAVAR; the protein is encoded by the exons ATGGAGGGGATGAAGCCGGTGGCGGGGATGGTGGTGGTGCAGTTCGCCTTCGCCGGCGTCAACATCTTCTACAAGCTGGCCGTGTGCGACGGCATGGACATGAGGATCCTCGTCGCCTACCGCTACCTCTTCGCCTCCGCCGTCCTCGCACCACTCGCATACTTCGTCGAGAG GAAGAAGCGCACGAAGCTGACGTGGCGAGTCATCCTGCTATCCTTCGTATGTGGCCTCTGCGG GGGCTCGCTGGCGCAGAACCTCTACATCTCCGGCATGAAGCTCACCTCCGCCACCTTCGCCTCCGCCATGACCAACCTCATCCCGGCCATCACATTCGTCCTCGCCGTGCTCTTCCGCTACGAGGGCCTCGCCATCCGCACCGTGCCCGGCcaggccaagctcgccggcacgcTCCTCGGCGTCGGCGGCGCCATGCTCCTCACCTTCTACAAGGGGGCGCAGGTCACCCTCTGGCCCCCCACCCACGTCAACCTCGCCGCGCAGCTCGCCGCCCGCcaccactcctcctcctcccagcctcGCCTCGCCGCCTCGGAAGAGCCCAACCGCGCCATGGGCTCCCTGCTATGCACGGGGGGCTGCTTCTTCTACGCGCTCTGGCTCATCCTCCAGGCCAGGCTCTGCCGGGAGTACCCCTTCCACTACTCCACCACGGCGCTCATGTGCCTCATGAGCGCGCTCCAGTCCGCGCTCTTCGCGCTATGCTTCGACCGCGACCCCGCCCAGTGGCGCCTCGCCTTCGAcgtccgcctcctcgccgccgtctaCACCGGCGTGCTCGCCTCGGGGGTCATGCTCGTCGTGCTCGCCTGGTGCGTCAAGCGCCGGGGCCcgctcttcgcctccgtcttcAACCCCATgatgctcgtcgtcgtcgccgtcctcagCTCCCTGCTCCTCGGGGAGGAACTGCACCTCGGCAGCGTGCTTGGGGCCGTGCTCATCGTCGTCGGCCTCTACGCCGTGCTCTGGGGGAAAGGCCGCGAGGCCACCTCCACGGACCACGGCAAGGTAACCGCCGCCGGTGAGGTCCCACACATCGACGTCATTGTGCaccgtcatcttcctcctccaccaccaccctctCCGCAGCAGCAACATCAGCAGTCTCCTCCAGTAGCTGCCGTGGCGCGGTGA